The region AGAAAATAACTCTTACCCGCATTCGGACCTGTTTTCAATCTATCTGTATTGGGGCGCATCCGAACATACGGACGACCGTACTGCGAGTCGCGAATCATGCCGGACGTGCCACTGTTTACCAGCGTCCCGGATGCATTCACAAACGAGTTGACACCGCTGTTGTTCGGGTAATTCCAGTTCGTGAACCAGGGCGTCAGGTTTTGCGCGGCACCACCACCGGCGGCACCACCCACTGTATAGTAACCAAACTTCGGATCGAGCACGTGATCGCTCACAAACATGGTTTCCTTGCCGTAGTCGTTGGCGGGCACAAACGCGTCACCATAGTCCGCCCACAGGTCAAGTCCATAAGTAGATTTATTGGCAATAATATCGGAGCAAATCGTAGCAGCCTGCGTAAAATCAGCGGCCGTATTGTTGAGCCAGCCACGGGTCAGGTAGGCTTTGGCCAGCAGCAGTTGGGCAACAGGCTTGGTGGCGGCTTTTCCGAGGAACGGCGCGGTGGGTGTGTTGGGCAGATCGGCGGCAGCTTCGGTCAGGTCCTTGATGATCTGCTCATATACCTGAGCGGCTGGCTGGCGCGATGCGGCCTGCGAGGGAACCGTAATGAACGTGGTGTTCAGCGGAACATCGCCCCAGGTCTGCACCAGATAAAAATACCAGAACCCACGCAAAAACTTGGCCTGGGCCAGGTATTGCTTGCGGGTAGCCTCCGGCAAGTCGATGGTAGCGCCGTACTGCAATACACCGTTCAGGGTGTTGATGTCCTGAAAAGCGACGCCCCAGGCCGAGCCGAAGTTGCTTCCGTTGAGGCCGTTATAGGTGTAGGCGGGACCACCGCCCGAGCTGGCACCCTGCAAAAAATCATCGGTACCGGCCTGCATCTCCACGGTAAATCCTTCGGTGCCCCATTGCCCCCGAATGTCGTTATACACCCCGGCAATGCCGCCCAGCACCCCCGCAGGGCTATTGAAGTAAGACGGAACAATCTGTGACTGTGGATTCTCTTCGAGTATCTTCTCGCAACCTGTATTTAGTAAAGCCGTAAGGCCAATGATAGCCCAAACGTTTATATATTTCATAGGAGTGTCCAGAATTAGAATTTAAGATTTACGCCTAAGGTGAATTGCCGAACCGGCGGGTTGTTCAGGTTTACCGCGATCTGGCGCTCCGGGGTTGCCCGGTTTCCCGACTGGTCATTGAGCGTTGACTGACCACTAGCGTAGCTATTCCCTTCCGGGTCGATAGCCAGTTTGTCGCGTACCAATGGCGAATACAGAATGAGCGGGTTGGTAGCGTTAAAGTAAATCCGGGCCGAACTGCCACCGATCTTTTTGATAAACTGGCTGGTGAAGGTGTAACCAAGGTTGATACTTCTGATCTTGACGAACGACCCGTCGTAGTAACCCAGCGTTGAGCCAAAATTAGCTACAGCGCCACCGGCATCGGGTGCGGGGAAGGCGTTGGTTGGGTTGGTATCCGTCCAATAGTCAGTTTTCACCTGATTCACCCGGCCCTGGTTGAAGAACGCAAATCCGCCCGAACCGGTGGAGTTACCCGTCAGGTAAGGCACGACCACTTTCATGCCCATCCGGGCGAAGGTTACAATCGACGCGTCAAAGTTTTTGAACGTAAAGCGGTTGGTCAGGCCACCTTCCCACTTGGGCTGGAAGTTGCCGATGATCTGCCGGTCGCTGGGGTCAATTTTCCCGTCGCCATTTACATCTTCAACCCGAATTTGACCGGGGAACTGTACGGGCGAGGTTTGTTTGGCCAAGGCTCCGCTTTCCTTATCGGCGGTTTGCCAGATACCGATCTTCTTGTAGTCGTAGATGACCGAAAGGGGCTGTCCTACAAACCAGCCCGCGCCTATGTTGGAGAGTTCGGTTGGGGTGGTAAGCTGGGTAATTTTTTCGCGGTTAAAGAAGTAGATCAGGTCGGCACTCCAGTTGAACCCGCCGGGCTTTCTGATAATCTCAAACGTCAGCGAGGTTTCTAATCCCCGACCCTCTGTTCGGCCCAGGTTTTTCAGGGTCGAACCGGCACCGTTGCTGGGAGGGAGGGGCACCGACAGCAGAATGTCTTTCGTTTTCTGGAGATACCAGTCGACCGTACCCGTGATCCGGTTGTTCAGGAAACCGAAGTCAATCCCAACATCGACCTGCGAGGTTGACTGCCAGCCCAGATTCGACGCGGGCAGGCTGGTAACCGTATACGCCAGTTGCTGGCCGGCCGTTCCCAGACCAAAGTTGTAATAACCCGCCGACAGAGCACCCAATGTCGAGTACGCCCCTACGTTCCGGTTGCCGGAGATTCCCCAGCCGCCCCGCAGTTTCAGGTTCGAAATAGCAGGGACACTTTTCATGAAAGGCTCGTCGATAATGTTCCAGCCCGCGCCAATGGCGGGGTAGTTAAAGTAGCGATTCTGCGGAGATAAGGTAGACGAACCGTCCCGGCGCATGGTTAATGTTAACAGATAGCGGCTGTCGTAGCTATAATTGATCCGGCCCATGTAAGACAGCAGCCCCGTTTCGGCAAACGAGTTACCAAAGTCCGAGTTCGCTACGGGCTGGCCCGACGCCAGCGAGAAGTTCGACGTTTTGATATAGTCGGCAGGCACCCCGGTCACCGTGAACCGGCTTCCCAGTGAGTGGTTTTGGGTCACTTCGTAAAGTCCTGTAAAGCCCAGTTTATGCTTACCAAACGTTTTGTCGTAATACAGCAGGTGCTGGAGGTTGATGTCCCAGTACTCCGTATTGCTGATCTCGGCATTGGACGACGATTGAACCGTAGCCGAGTTGAAATAGGTAAGCGGACCACCGTAGCCATTGTAGTTCGACTGGCTGAAGTTCAGACCGGCGTTGAACCGATACCGCAGACCCGGCAGAATGTTCACCTCGGCATACAGGCTATTGAACGTTCTAATCGATCGTGTGCGGCCCAGATACGCATCTTTCTTCGTGATAATGGTCAGCGGACTGATACCGGCCGCATCGATCGATCCTTCCGACGGAAACAGATTTACCGTACCATCGGCATTATAAGGAGCCGCCAGTGGGGTTAACCGAAC is a window of Spirosoma linguale DSM 74 DNA encoding:
- a CDS encoding RagB/SusD domain protein (PFAM: RagB/SusD domain protein~KEGG: bpt:Bpet0601 filamentous hemagglutinin/adhesin) is translated as MKYINVWAIIGLTALLNTGCEKILEENPQSQIVPSYFNSPAGVLGGIAGVYNDIRGQWGTEGFTVEMQAGTDDFLQGASSGGGPAYTYNGLNGSNFGSAWGVAFQDINTLNGVLQYGATIDLPEATRKQYLAQAKFLRGFWYFYLVQTWGDVPLNTTFITVPSQAASRQPAAQVYEQIIKDLTEAAADLPNTPTAPFLGKAATKPVAQLLLAKAYLTRGWLNNTAADFTQAATICSDIIANKSTYGLDLWADYGDAFVPANDYGKETMFVSDHVLDPKFGYYTVGGAAGGGAAQNLTPWFTNWNYPNNSGVNSFVNASGTLVNSGTSGMIRDSQYGRPYVRMRPNTDRLKTGPNAGKSYFLDQAFTKRDVDTRFANSFTTVYIANTAVTNSATAANNKRGISYTTVVGADTAVWLPDFEVAGAPQFVGTRPFKGIVVPPSLWNNGIFPALKKFMDPSRGANFNDPSTRPVVLYRFSDVYLTGAEAYLKAGDANKAADLLNVVRQRAAYKKTNTAAQNTAAAASMLITAADVTVDFILDERSRELFGEWQRWHDLVRTRSLVRRVQAWNPEAAAYIKDYHMLRPIPQTQIDRVVDGPKFTQNPGY
- a CDS encoding TonB-dependent receptor plug (PFAM: TonB-dependent receptor plug~KEGG: mxa:MXAN_4746 TonB-dependent receptor), which codes for MHSILLNRSVWVRIMKITSLQILLVFALVNISFAFDGNAQELLSRRVSISAQNQDVETVFKRIEKQANVQFLFSREIIQSKRKVTYQASNEQLSLLLDHILTPLNLRYEVIGQQILIKRESTPATLPQQNSTSELRTEQAQDVQLTGRVTGDNGEGLPGVNIQIKSTNRGTTTDVNGNYKLTIPQAAGTTLVFSFIGYVTKEVAVGAQTTLNVTLSTDDKTLNEVVVVGYGTQRKRDVTGSVVSVNEATLKEVPAPNIVNQLKGRAAGVTIVSNGSTPGSQGSIRIRGNRTLTSGQGSSSDGLDGPLVVVDGIPYGGLNDINPDDIANMEILKDASATAIYGSRGAGGVILITTKRGKVGKPVFTYDGYHGITTIMGKYNIMNGPEYAQFKQEAAKYNRSAPGTTAYPLTIKEQAALDAGISTDWQDLIYKAGFNTNHQLGMQGGTDNTQYSLGLGYFNETGIIPSQKFERYTIRATIDQRLGKSIKIGLNTLNTLTYTNTPGGGGVPGGLVRLTPLAAPYNADGTVNLFPSEGSIDAAGISPLTIITKKDAYLGRTRSIRTFNSLYAEVNILPGLRYRFNAGLNFSQSNYNGYGGPLTYFNSATVQSSSNAEISNTEYWDINLQHLLYYDKTFGKHKLGFTGLYEVTQNHSLGSRFTVTGVPADYIKTSNFSLASGQPVANSDFGNSFAETGLLSYMGRINYSYDSRYLLTLTMRRDGSSTLSPQNRYFNYPAIGAGWNIIDEPFMKSVPAISNLKLRGGWGISGNRNVGAYSTLGALSAGYYNFGLGTAGQQLAYTVTSLPASNLGWQSTSQVDVGIDFGFLNNRITGTVDWYLQKTKDILLSVPLPPSNGAGSTLKNLGRTEGRGLETSLTFEIIRKPGGFNWSADLIYFFNREKITQLTTPTELSNIGAGWFVGQPLSVIYDYKKIGIWQTADKESGALAKQTSPVQFPGQIRVEDVNGDGKIDPSDRQIIGNFQPKWEGGLTNRFTFKNFDASIVTFARMGMKVVVPYLTGNSTGSGGFAFFNQGRVNQVKTDYWTDTNPTNAFPAPDAGGAVANFGSTLGYYDGSFVKIRSINLGYTFTSQFIKKIGGSSARIYFNATNPLILYSPLVRDKLAIDPEGNSYASGQSTLNDQSGNRATPERQIAVNLNNPPVRQFTLGVNLKF